A single Cottoperca gobio chromosome 5, fCotGob3.1, whole genome shotgun sequence DNA region contains:
- the agtrap gene encoding type-1 angiotensin II receptor-associated protein isoform X2, with the protein MQPPQQVEAVKRIKEDLPVMEIPAINLKAIVLVHWLLTVWGCMAWLPLSFAWGNFGVLAVGVWAIAQRDSIDAVLMFLMGMVVTILTDIVHFGIFYPLNDFAAEGGRNVFRFSAGMAILSLLLKPASCFFVYQMYRERGGDYNVNFDLETSVDSRCTTDSADSAFIGRRY; encoded by the exons ATGCAGCCTCCTCAACAAGTTGAAGCAGTGAAGCGGATAAAAGAAGATCTGCCCGTTATGGAAATCCCTGCCATAAATCTAAAG GCCATAGTACTGGTGCACTGGCTGCTTACAGTATG GGGCTGCATGGCGTGGCTGCCTCTCTCCTTTGCTTGGGGGAACTTCGGTGTTTTAGCTGTCGGAGTCTGGGCCATCGCACAGAGGGACTCGATCGATGCCGTGCTCATG TTTCTGATGGGGATGGTCGTGACGATATTGACCGACATCGTCCATTTTGGGATCTTTTACCCGCTGAATGACTTCgcagcagagggaggaagaaacgTATTTCGCTTCAGCGCAGGAATGGCCATCCTCAGCCTGCTGCTCAAACCTGCGTCCTGCTTCTTCGTCTACCAAATGTACCGCGAGCGTGGAGGAGATTACAACGTTAACTTTG aCTTAGAGACCTCTGTGGACAGTCGATGCACCACGGATAGTGCTGACAGTGCCTTTATTGGCCGCCGCTATTGA
- the draxina gene encoding draxin translates to MSLSWSLLLAFLFAALTLSHSAEPGAPHGKRRQAQTSAGGSNALQHPLQGPQGHRYSRERGGHGGQGARAAKSGAGLLSHRPLHPLARPEDDGMGLESLSPVRLEMGPGRDRDRVRMSMKSPSQGRENQLLGTRKGRGHGHGNGHGHHFEHRRQGSRRDKERHGKGFLPEPELSSAFKDRDLLEDPPSSSAASPSLSMTPPSEAPSPIAAVFGSGSSMVTTVMNEHPPTLPPASTKPQRSGRGKGQGEVMPTLDMALFDWTDYEDMKPVDVWPSSRKKDKRRSKNLSSGNVTVDAIEPCDHHLDCLPGSCCDLRQHECKPHNRGLNNKCYDDCMCEEGLRCYAKFHRKRRVTRRRGRCVVPESVSSDQGGFITI, encoded by the exons ATGTCTCTCTCCTGGAGTCTCCTCCTGGCGTTCCTGTTCGCCGCCCTGACACTGTCGCACAGCGCTGAGCCCGGAGCTCCTCACGGCAAGAGGAGACAGGCACAGACCTCAGCAGGTGGCAGCAACGCCCTTCAGCATCCTCTGCAAGGTCCGCAGGGCCACCGGTACAGCAGGGAGCGCGGCGGGCACGGGGGCCAGGGGGCCCGCGCTGCCAAAAGTGGTGCCGGGCTGCTCTCCCACAGACCCCTGCACCCCCTGGCCAGGCCCGAGGATGATGGCATGGGCCTGGAGAGTTTGAGCCCAGTGAGACTGGAGATGGGCCCGggcagggacagagacagagttcGAATGAGTATGAAGAGTCCGTCCCAGGGCCGGGAAAACCAGCTGCTGGGGACACGCAAGGGAAGGGGGCATGGACACGGGAATGGGCATGGACACCATTTTGAACACAGGAGACAAGGGAGCAGGCGCGACAAAGAGCGGCATGGAAAAG GGTTTCTTCCAGAGCCCGAGCTCAGCTCTGCGTTTAAGGACAGAGATCTGTTGGAGgatcctccctcctcctccgccgcctCCCCCTCCCTCAGCATGACCCCGCCCAGTGAAGCCCCCTCCCCCATCGCCGCCGTCTTTGGCTCCGGCTCCTCCATGGTTACCACGGTGATGAACGAGCATCCCCCAACGCTGCCCCCGGCCTCCACCAAACCCCAG AGGTCTGGAAGGGGAAAAGGACAAGGAGAGGTGATGCCAACGTTGGACATGGCGCTCTTTGATTGGACAGACTACGAGGACATGAAACCTGTGGACGTCTGGCCGTCCTCCAGGAAGAAAG ACAAGAGGCGGAGTAAGAACCTGAGCAGTGGAAATGTGACTGTAGACGCCATCGAGCCATGTGACCACCACCTGGACTGTCTCCCAG GTTCGTGTTGTGACTTGAGACAACACGAGTGTAAACCTCACAACAGAGGCCTCAACAACAAATGCTACGATGACTGCATGTGTGAGGAAG GGCTTCGTTGTTACGCTAAATTCCACCGTAAGCGGCGCGTGACCAGGAGGAGGGGTCGCTGCGTGGTGCCAGAGTCTGTCAGCAGTGACCAAGGAGGCTTCATCACTatctga
- the agtrap gene encoding type-1 angiotensin II receptor-associated protein isoform X1, with translation MQPPQQVEAVKRIKEDLPVMEIPAINLKAIVLVHWLLTVWGCMAWLPLSFAWGNFGVLAVGVWAIAQRDSIDAVLMFLMGMVVTILTDIVHFGIFYPLNDFAAEGGRNVFRFSAGMAILSLLLKPASCFFVYQMYRERGGDYNVNFGFPSVSRNREAYQSIDQQDDPPPSANPFNQAQDIKPAVRTY, from the exons ATGCAGCCTCCTCAACAAGTTGAAGCAGTGAAGCGGATAAAAGAAGATCTGCCCGTTATGGAAATCCCTGCCATAAATCTAAAG GCCATAGTACTGGTGCACTGGCTGCTTACAGTATG GGGCTGCATGGCGTGGCTGCCTCTCTCCTTTGCTTGGGGGAACTTCGGTGTTTTAGCTGTCGGAGTCTGGGCCATCGCACAGAGGGACTCGATCGATGCCGTGCTCATG TTTCTGATGGGGATGGTCGTGACGATATTGACCGACATCGTCCATTTTGGGATCTTTTACCCGCTGAATGACTTCgcagcagagggaggaagaaacgTATTTCGCTTCAGCGCAGGAATGGCCATCCTCAGCCTGCTGCTCAAACCTGCGTCCTGCTTCTTCGTCTACCAAATGTACCGCGAGCGTGGAGGAGATTACAACGTTAACTTTG GTTTCCCCTCTGTATCACGAAACAGAGAGGCCTACCAGTCCATTGACCAACAGGATGATCCTCCCCCTTCGGCGAACCCCTTCAACCAGGCCCAGGACATTAAACCTGCAGTCCGCACGTACTGA